From Micromonospora sp. NBC_01699, a single genomic window includes:
- the nhaA gene encoding Na+/H+ antiporter NhaA — protein MSTHPGRPNRSLFGRGSWPEVRRVGDILRTETVGGVLLLAAAILALAWANSPWGDAYRELGATRLGPAALHLDLSLGQWAADGLLAIFFFVAGLELKREFVAGDLRDPRRAALPVAAAIGGMTVPALIYVGFNAGPDGDLAGWAIPTATDIAFALAVLGVISTHLPAAMRTFLLTLAVVDDLIAILIIALFYTGSLQPIPLVLALLPLALFGYLVRRRVRSWWLLLPLAALTWGLVHASGIHATVAGVLLAFTVPVIRRAEGPGPGLAEHFEHRFRPLSAGIAVPVFAFFAAGVSVGGAGGLGTTLTDPVALGVAVGLVAGKAIGVSGATWLVQRFTRARLAEGLSWWDVVGLALLAGVGFTVSLLIGELAFGSGTERDEHTKIGVLLGSLAAALLATVVLRARNRHYQRVREIEERDTDADGVPDAYEEVPDRQD, from the coding sequence ATGTCCACGCACCCCGGCCGTCCCAACCGCAGCCTGTTCGGGCGCGGCAGCTGGCCGGAGGTACGCCGGGTCGGCGACATCCTGCGTACCGAGACGGTCGGCGGCGTGCTGCTGCTCGCGGCGGCGATCCTCGCGCTGGCCTGGGCGAACTCCCCGTGGGGCGACGCCTACCGGGAGCTGGGCGCGACCCGTCTCGGACCCGCCGCCCTGCACCTGGATCTCAGCCTCGGCCAGTGGGCCGCCGACGGGCTGCTCGCGATCTTCTTTTTCGTCGCCGGCCTGGAACTGAAACGTGAGTTCGTCGCCGGTGACCTGCGGGACCCTCGCCGCGCGGCACTGCCGGTCGCCGCCGCGATCGGCGGGATGACCGTCCCCGCCCTGATCTACGTCGGGTTCAATGCCGGCCCGGACGGTGACCTAGCGGGCTGGGCGATCCCGACCGCCACCGACATCGCGTTCGCCCTCGCCGTCCTCGGCGTGATCAGCACCCATCTCCCGGCGGCGATGCGGACCTTCCTGCTCACCCTCGCCGTGGTCGACGACCTGATCGCGATCCTGATCATCGCGCTGTTCTACACCGGCTCACTGCAACCGATCCCGCTGGTGCTGGCCCTGCTGCCGCTGGCCCTGTTCGGTTACCTGGTGCGGCGGCGGGTGCGTTCGTGGTGGCTGTTGCTGCCGCTGGCCGCGCTCACCTGGGGGCTGGTCCACGCCTCCGGGATCCACGCCACCGTCGCCGGTGTGCTGCTCGCCTTCACCGTGCCGGTGATCCGTCGGGCCGAGGGACCGGGGCCGGGACTCGCCGAACACTTCGAACACCGGTTCCGCCCGCTGTCGGCCGGGATCGCCGTACCCGTATTCGCGTTTTTCGCCGCCGGAGTGTCCGTCGGCGGCGCCGGCGGACTCGGCACCACCCTCACCGACCCGGTCGCCCTCGGCGTTGCCGTGGGCCTCGTCGCCGGCAAGGCGATCGGGGTGTCCGGCGCGACCTGGCTGGTGCAGCGGTTCACCCGGGCCCGCCTGGCCGAGGGGCTGAGCTGGTGGGACGTTGTCGGCCTCGCCCTGCTCGCCGGGGTCGGCTTCACCGTGTCCCTGCTCATCGGCGAACTGGCGTTCGGGTCGGGGACCGAGCGCGACGAACACACCAAGATCGGCGTACTGCTCGGCTCGCTGGCCGCCGCGCTGCTGGCGACCGTGGTGCTGCGTGCTCGCAACCGCCACTACCAGCGGGTACGCGAGATCGAGGAACGCGACACCGACGCCGACGGCGTACCGGACGCCTACGAGGAGGTCCCCGACCGGCAGGACTGA
- a CDS encoding DUF397 domain-containing protein produces MADLTGAIWRKSTRSGNGGSTCVEVAKNLPGVVGVRDSKDVTGPALTFGPEAWRAFVGLAKQQ; encoded by the coding sequence ATGGCAGACCTGACCGGCGCCATCTGGCGCAAGTCGACCCGTAGCGGCAACGGCGGGTCCACCTGCGTCGAGGTAGCGAAGAACCTCCCCGGCGTCGTGGGTGTGCGAGACAGCAAGGACGTCACCGGGCCCGCGCTGACCTTCGGGCCGGAGGCGTGGCGCGCGTTCGTCGGGCTGGCAAAGCAGCAGTAA
- a CDS encoding DUF5753 domain-containing protein produces the protein MNQAFKLAMIEAGVTAQSLADQIGVDPKTAAKWVTPGRIPQTRHRTQVAALVNRNVEDLWPDVLKRRDPTWLREWIEHERETRLLRWFEPNLVPGLLQTEAYARAILEWGGLMPADEVEQRTESRIERQAILSGPRPPQFFAMLDEAALRRNVGGHAVMAEQSRHLAQLAERPHIHIQVVPLSVGGHIGLAGGFILTKGPFGAAGHLDNLVRADVASKQDDIDTLEAAWEALRAVALPTQQTLALIKEVGATWQT, from the coding sequence ATGAACCAAGCCTTCAAGCTGGCCATGATCGAGGCTGGCGTCACCGCACAGTCCCTCGCAGATCAGATAGGAGTAGATCCGAAAACTGCGGCCAAATGGGTGACCCCCGGTCGGATTCCGCAGACGCGGCACCGCACCCAGGTCGCGGCGCTCGTCAATCGGAACGTAGAGGACCTTTGGCCGGACGTACTGAAACGCCGCGATCCGACCTGGTTACGTGAGTGGATCGAACATGAGCGCGAGACGCGGCTGCTCCGGTGGTTCGAACCCAATCTCGTACCCGGCCTCCTGCAAACCGAGGCGTACGCCCGGGCGATTCTCGAATGGGGCGGGTTGATGCCTGCTGACGAGGTGGAGCAACGGACCGAGTCCCGGATCGAGCGGCAGGCCATCCTGTCCGGGCCTCGCCCGCCGCAGTTCTTCGCGATGCTGGACGAGGCGGCTCTACGCCGCAATGTCGGTGGTCATGCGGTGATGGCCGAACAGAGCCGCCATCTCGCTCAGCTTGCCGAGCGACCCCACATCCATATTCAGGTGGTGCCGCTGAGCGTCGGGGGACACATCGGACTCGCCGGTGGCTTCATCCTGACGAAGGGCCCGTTCGGCGCGGCGGGACACCTGGACAATCTGGTTCGCGCGGACGTTGCGAGCAAGCAGGACGACATTGATACCCTCGAAGCGGCGTGGGAGGCCCTCAGGGCGGTTGCCCTGCCCACTCAGCAGACCCTCGCCCTGATCAAGGAAGTGGGAGCGACATGGCAGACCTGA